In one window of Helianthus annuus cultivar XRQ/B chromosome 17, HanXRQr2.0-SUNRISE, whole genome shotgun sequence DNA:
- the LOC110926495 gene encoding transcription factor VOZ1 gives MGKGTKCKSGSHRMFKDRAKSRVEDLQVLFTDLQCARKESRSADVAVYEEQLNQMLKEWKNELNQPSPASSLQQGGSMDPFSPDISRLLQLCDEEDDATSGLAAPKPDPDGLKAGENAVFHEDFAVTQTSQEQGFQLVDQCKGSPSGVNNNNNMGIAANQFDYFSFDLAQEFEHSLFTGGLDVTGRENGLSQQQMTAFLPTISPPPSAFLGPKCALWDCPRPAQGWCSDRPVQGWFPDYCSGLHAVTAQNEGQFGMAPVLRPKGIELKDSLLFDALSAKSQGKDVGVPECEGAATAKSPWNAPELFDLSVFEGETLREWLFFDKPRRAFESGNRKQRSLPDYNGRGWHESRKQVINESGWLKRSYYMDPQPMKFLEWHLYEYEISKYDACALYRLELKLVDGKKTPKGKIANDSVADLQKQMGRLTAEFQLENSNNNKRSVKGRGRANLKGNNGGGTVYPGSNPTVPDGGLDNGSNASFDYLVEDLGGYYLT, from the exons ATGGGGAAAGGTACAAAATGCAAGTCCGGATCGCACCGGATGTTTAAAGATAGGGCGAAGAGCCGTGTGGAGGACCTGCAGGTGCTCTTTACGGACCTGCAGTGTGCCAGGAAAGAGAGCCGCAGCGCTGATGTGGCTGTGTATGAAGAACAGCTTAATCAGATGCTTAAAGAATGGAAGAATGAGCTTAATCAGCCTTCACCGGCTTCTTCTTTGCAACAG GGTGGAAGTATGGATCCGTTTTCTCCGGATATAAGTAGGCTTTTGCAGCTTTGTGATGAGGAAGATGATGCAACTAGTGGATTAGCCGCCCCAAAACCGGATCCTGATGGCCTTAAAGCCGGTGAGAATGCAGTTTTTCATGAG GATTTTGCTGTTACTCAAACGTCTCAGGAACAAGGTTTCCAATTGGTTGATCAATGCAAAGGCTCTCCTTCAGGtgttaacaacaacaacaatatgGGCATTGCTGCTAATCAATTCGATTATTTTTCATTCGATTTAGCTCAAGAGTTTGAGCACAGTCTTTTTACTGGTGGGTTGGATGTCACGGGTCGAGAAAACGGTTTATCTCAGCAACAGATGACTGCCTTTTTGCCCACTATCAGCCCACCACCGTCTGCTTTCTTGGGCCCAAAATGTGCTCTGTGGGATTGTCCTAGGCCCGCACAGGGGTGGTGTTCTGATAGGCCCGTGCAAGGGTGGTTTCCTGACTATTGCAGTGGCTTGCATGCTGTAACTGCTCAAAATGAAGGTCAATTCGGGATGGCGCCTGTGTTACGGCCTAAAGGTATTGAGCTGAAGGATTCTTTGCTGTTTGATGCTCTTAGTGCCAAATCTCAGGGGAAGGATGTCGGTGTTCCAGAATGCGAAGGGGCTGCTACCGCTAAATCTCCATGGAATGCGCCTG AGCTCTTTGATCTCTCGGTTTTTGAGGGTGAAACACTACGAGAGTGGTTATTTTTCGATAAGCCACGAAGGGCATTCGAGAGTGGAAACCGAAAACAGAGATCTCTTCCAGATTACAATGGGCGCGGTTGGCACGAATCAAGAAAGCAAGTAATTAACGAATCCGGGTGGCTAAAACGGTCCTATTACATGGACCCGCAGCCCATGAAGTTCCTCGAGTGGCACCTCTACGAGTATGAAATCAGCAAATACGACGCATGTGCTTTGTATAGACTTGAACTCAAGCTCGTTGACGGTAAGAAAACGCCAAAAGGAAAGATCGCAAACGATTCGGTGGCTGATCTTCAAAAGCAAATGGGAAGACTTACCGCTGAGTTTCAATTGGAAAATAGCAACAATAATAAACGGTCTGTTAAAGGAAGGGGAAGAGCGAATTTGAAAGGCAACAATGGAGGTGGAACCGTCTATCCCGGTTCAAACCCGACTGTGCCAGATGGTGGTCTTGATAATGGGTCAAATGCATCGTTTGACTATCTTGTAGAAGATCTTGGCGGCTACTACTTGACCTAG
- the LOC110921345 gene encoding transcription elongation factor 1 homolog — translation MGKRKSRAKPAPRKRMDKLDTVFSCPFCNHGTSVECRIDMKNLIGEASCRICQENFSTTVTALTEPIDIYSEWIDECERVNTVDDDGVPVEDDEVDVDYRAR, via the exons ATGGGTAAGAGGAAATCAAGAGCAAAGCCAGCTCCTAGGAAGCGGATGGACAAACTCGACACTGTATTCAGTTGCCCCTTTTGCAACCATGGAACTAGCGTTGAATGTCGCAT TGATATGAAGAACTTGATTGGTGAGGCATCTTGCCGAATTTGCCAGGAAAACTTCAGCACTACTGTCACAG CTTTGACTGAGCCAATAGACAT ATATAGTGAATGGATCGACGAATGTGAACGTGTTAACACCGTTGATGATGACGGGGTCCCTGTGGAAGATGATGAAGTTGATGTTGATTACAGAGCGCGTTAA